GCAGGCCGCGTCGCGGGAACCGGAACGTAGATAGCGGGTCCGCGAGTGGGAATTGCCTCATGCAGCGCGCGCGAGACCAGCGCGGTCTTGCCCATTCCCGGAGCGCCGAGCAGGAGTGTGAGAGGGTACGTGCCCAAGCGGAGAGCGAGGCGCCTGAGTTCGACATCACGCCCCGCGAACACCGGAGGGGGATTCGGCACGCGATACCGCAGCGGAATCCGCGGCAGCGGGGGGAGCGTCGAACGCGGTGGCTGGGAGAGCGTCTCCACCATCGAGATTGAGAGTAGGACCGCAGGGCCCCCCGCACAATCGCCCTGGCGCCGCTATCTGGCGCCACGACTGTGAGAGCCGGGCGGGCGTCGCCTCACATCAGACGTGTGATGACTGCGTCGGCCCGCAGCCATTCGGCGGGCGGAATGCGCACCCGCCCGAGGTCCAGCGGAAGCGCGGGAATGGAGCTATTCGCCGTTTCCTTCTCAACCCCAGTGAGGCTCCCCTGCTCTGGAACCCCCTCGAGCATCCCTGCTTGCAGCGCTCGCCTGACCGCGCGCTCGCGATCCTCGCCAAGCGTGAGCTGAAGCTCACGCAGCGTCGCACCGAGATCCAGCCCTTCGCGCAAGCGCAAGCCGAGCATCAGGCGCTCGGAGAGCAGCGTCTCCGCATGCAGCGGCTCAAGCTCACGCACGCCTTCTCCAACCGAGAACGCGCGGCCGAAGCCGGCCGCGAGGTAGCGCTCTGCTGACGGTTGATTGCGATACCGTACGGCGAGTGCCCCCTCCTCGAGTTCGCTTCCCCACGGTAGCTGGCTCCGCCCCAGGGCCAACGTTCCCCATGCTCCGCAACCAAGCCCCAGGTACGCGCTCCCACGCCAGTACCCCAGGTTGTGTCGCGACTCACAGCCGGGCTGCGCGTAGTTGCTGATCTCGTAGTGAACGAAGCCGCGCCGCGCGAGCTCGGCCTCCACCTCCAGATACGCCTCCGCCACCAAGTCATCGGGCAACTGCGGCAGGCGGCCCTTGCGCGCCAGGGCGCCGAACTGGGTCCCGGGCTCGATGGTCAGTGAATAGGCGCTTAGGTGCTCCACACCTAAGTCCGCAACCTGCGCAACTTCTTGGCGCGCCTCCGCCGGCGTCTGCCCAGCCACCCCGAAAATCAGATCGCCACTCACGCGCGGCACCCGGGAGGCGACCGCCTGAGCGAGAGCAGACAGCCCAGCCTCAGCGTCATGCAGGCGGCCAAGGAACTTCAACCGCTGATCATCCGTGCCTTGGATGCCGAGGCTCAAGCGATTCACCCCCACGTCCGCGAGGCGATTGGCGTGATCCAGGTCGAGGCTCGTCGGGTTGCACTCGACGGTGATTTCGCAGCGCTCGTGGTGAGGAAAGCGCTCCAGGATCCCCACCAGGACGCGCCCGAGGGCGCTCGGGTCCCACAAGGACGGGGTCCCCCCGCCGAAGAACACCGAACCTACGTTGCAGCCTCGGAGTTCCCCGAAACCCTGGTCCAAGCGCGCATCCAGCTCTCGCAGCACCTGGTCCGCGTAGCTCTCGTGGGGCAGTACGCTCCGGTCCGGCTGGGCCAGGCTGAGAAAGTCACAGTACGGACACTTCTTCAAGCACCACGGAAAGTGCACGTAGATGCCGAGCGCTGAAGCCACGCCGCGGGATGTAGCACTCGGTTCAGCGGGCGGGCCAGTTGGCCAGCCCGTGGGGCGGTGTTAGATTGTGACTTCGCGCAATCCTTGCGATGAAACCGCGCCCCTGGCGCATCCAACGACCCCGGCGGACCGCCTGGGGCACCCCGGCAAAAACCCAGTGCTAGCCGCACAAGACCTCGTCGAACGCGTCACCCACTACCACCCCAACGCCGACAGCGACCTGATTCGGCGCGCGTACGACTTCGCGCAGTGGGCCCACCGGGACCAAACCCGGAAGAGCGGGGACCCCTACTTCATCCACCCGGCGTCGGTGGCGGGCATCATCGCGGAACTTCGCCTGGACACCGCGAGCGTGATCGCCGGGTTGTTGCATGACGTCGTCGAGGACACAGAGACTTCCACTGCGGAAATTGCGCGAGATTTCGGCGACGAAGTCGCAGACCTGGTCGACGGTGTCACGAAGCTTGGCAAGATCAACTTCACCTCGAAGGAGGATCGCCAAGCGGAGAACTTCCGCAAGATGGTGGTCGCGATGTCGAAAGACATCCGCGTGTTGCTGGTCAAGCTGTGCGACCGTCTGGACAACATGCGCACCCTCGAGCACATGAAGCCCGAGAGCCAAGAGCGTATCGCCAGGGAAACGATGGAAATCTACGCACCCCTGGCGAACCGCCTGGGCATGCACGCGATCAAGAGCGAACTAGAAGACCTCTCGTTCCGCTACACCGAAGCCGTCGCCTTCGACGACATCAAGGGCAAGCTCTACAAGAGCCGTCGCGAGCGAGAGCGCTACATCGAGGGCGTCTGTCGCACCATCCAGTCGCGTTTGGCCGAGCAAGGCTTTGGCGCCGACGTCAGCGGCCGGGCGAAGCACGTCTACTCCATCTACCGCAAACTCAAGCAGCACAACTGCGACTTCGACAAGCTCTACGACCTCATCGGTTTCCGCATCTGCGTCGAGAGCGTCGCAGACTGCTACGCGACCCTTGGCGTGATTCACTCGAAGTGGACGCCCATCCCGGGTCGCTTCAAGGACTACATCGCGCTGCCGAAGCCCAATATGTACCAGTCGCTGCACACCACGGTGATCGGCCCGGGTCGGCAGCGCATCGAGGTGCAGATCCGCACCCACGAGATGAACCGGGTCGCTGAGCTGGGCGTCGCCGCGCACTGGCAGTACAAGGAACGCCTCTCCGGCGGCATCGACCCCAAGGATGCAGCCAAATTTGGCTGGCTGCGCGAGCTCGCCGACTACCAGCGGAACCTAAAGGATCCCGCCGAGTTCCTGGAGAGCGTGAAGATCGATCTCTTCCCCGATGAGGTCTATGTCTTCACGCCAAAGGGCGACGTCGAGGTGTTTCCACGCGGAGCCACTCCCATCGACTTCGCCTACTCGATCCACACCGAGGTGGGGCACCACATCTCCGGGGCCCGTGCCAACGGGCAGATCGTCCCCATCCGGTACAAGCTGCGATCCGGCGACGTCATGGAGATCATGACGTCACCGTCTCAACAGCCCAGCAAGGACTGGCTCGACGCCTGCGTCACCACCCGCGCCCGCACCCGCATCCGCAGCTACCTTCGCTCAGAGCAGCGCACGCGTAGCCTCGCCCTCGGCCGCGAGCTACTCGAGACCGAGCTCCACTCCGGCGGCATGAGCTTGACCAAGCTCCTCAAGAACGAGACCGAAGTGCGACGCCTGGTCGACCACTACAAGATGGGCAACCGAGACGAGCTGCTGCTGGCAATCGGCTACGGGAAGATCCAGGCCTACGACGTCGTCCAAAACATCAAGGCGCGCCAACCAGGCGTGGTGGAGGCCCCTCGGGAACTCAAGACCAGCATGGTCGAGAACCTGGTGCGCAAGGTCACCCGGCGCGACGCAACCGGCATTCGTGTCAGCGGCATCGACGACATCCTGATCCGCTACGCGAAGTGCTGTAACCCCGTCGCCGGCGATCCGATCATCGGCTTCATCACCCGCGGCCGCGGAGTGACGATCCACCGTAGGGACTGCATCAAGGCATTCGATACAGACCCGGAGCGCCGCATCGATGTGAGCTGGGACACCCGCACCGGAGTGCAGCGCCCGGTGCAGGTGCGCGTCACCACCCAGAACGAACCCGGGATCTTGGCGACGGTCAGCGAGACCTTCAGCGCACAGAAGATCAACATCAGCGAAGCCAACTGCCGCGCGACAGATGACGGTCGCGCTCAGAACGTGTTCACCTTCATGGTGGGCGATCTGGAACAGCTGAAGCGGGTGATGAAGGCGCTGCAGCGAGTGAAGGGCGTCGTGGGCGTCGAGCGCGTTTGAGCTGGCGGGCCCGTCTCCCACAAAGCAGCCCTCTCCCCCAAGAAGAACGCCCTCCCCTAGAACAGAACTCGAGGGGGCGCTAGATCAGCGAGCGGCACTCTAGGTGGTCGCTGATCACGCATATCCTCCCGGCATCACCGGTAAACGCGATACCGGTGATGGGCGCAGACACGGAGAACTCGGTCAGCTGCTCCTGGGAGTCTGCCTTGGCGACCTCCACATGCTTGCTCCGGGCAACCGCCAGTAGCTTGCCGTCAGGCGACAGCCTCGCGAAGGCGAACAGCGGCAACTTCAACTCCTGCGCCTTGCCTTTGACTCCACCAATATGCACCGCCTGCCCGCCGCATACCGCGAGGTAACGCTTGCCATCGCGGCTGAGACCAAGCTGGACCCCGCAGTTGTTGTCGCCAAAGCTCGAGTGACCATCGCGAAGCGGCTCCCAGCGCACGAAGCCTCCCGCTTGCTCGCCGGCGATTGCGTGATGCAGCAGTGCCTCGGTGCTTTCCCAGGCCATGGCACCACCGTCGAGTCCTGGTTGGTCGCGGCGCTTGACCAGACTCGCGTCGTTGACACGCCTGACCTCGGCGCTGCCCTCGCCGACCCCTAGCAGCAGGCGACCCGAGTCACCCAGGGCGACGTCGACGTAGTCGGCAGCGAAATGTCGCATGATACTGTGAGTGCCTACGTCCAAGAGCACGACAAAGCCTTTGCCCTGGTCCGATCGGTAAGCAACGGCGAGCACTCCGTCATCTGCTCCAACGGCCATGTCCTCGACGCGCGCGGGCTGTTCCGGACCCAGATTACTGAAGTCGAGCCGAACCAGCTTTTCCGGCTTTTTACTATCCGCAAGGAAAACTTCATGGGAAGAGTTCCGCAACGCGAGCCAGTGGTCCCCCGCGACCAGCTGCAATAGCTTGGGCTCCGCGTTCTCCTCGATCTCCGGCTTCACGGGAGGCGGAGGTCCAGGATCCACGTGCTTTTCCTCGCGGGAACAAGCAAGCAAGAGCAGCGCGATGACGAGCAACGTCCAGCTGGTGGAAGGGCAGGCTCCACGGAGCATGCGTACAGACTACCAGGCGTAGAAACGGACCTTCGAGTAACTCTGCTGACAGGAGGCTGTCAGCAGGGGGTCCGTAGAATAGCAGCATGAAAACCGTCACTTCGACCCAAGCTCAGCTCTTCCCATCAATCGACACACACATCACCGCACCCCCGCTCTCTCTGGCTCCATCCGCCAAGGCATGGGTCGGCGTGGTCTCGAAGGACCATGTGATGCTTGCTCTGCAAGGTGGCTTCGCCCAGGTGTGTCGTGGCAAGCGGGCTCCCCTCGCGCGGCTCAAGCCAGGCGATCTCATCACCTACTACTCTCCCCGCACCGAGATGTTTGGCGGGGGTGAGGCGGTGCAGTCGTTCACGGCCATCGGTCGCGTCGTCGATGATCACATCTTCCCTTTTCAGATGCCCGATGGTCGCGTCCCGTTTCGTCGGCGCCTGAACTTTCTGACGATTGCTCACGAACTCCCCGTCGCGCACGTGAACAAGCAGCTGGCATTCACTCAAGGGAATTGGGGGCTGCTGGCTCGGAGGGGCTTGTTCGAAATTAGTCACTCGGACATGCAGATCATTGCGGCAGGTTTGGGGGTGAGGGACACAACGGTGAGAGACGACACGGCGCTACAAGTCAGCGCGTGAACCGCAGGGAGCATCCAGCGGAGCCAACGTGTTTCCATGGGAGATCGTGTAGACTCCCCCCATGCGCTCCCGAATGCTCTCGCATCCACTGGTCCTGTTGTGCGTCACCTCCCTCGTTGCCTTGTCGGGGGTCACCGCCTGTGGAGATGACGACTCCGGCGGCAGCGGTGGCAGCGGTGGAACCGGCGGCAGCGGGGGACAACAGTCCGGCGGCAGCAGCGGAGCCGCAGCAACGGGCGGAACCAACACCAGTGGAGGCTCGCAGAGCGGCGGCAGCGGCGGCTCGACCGCAGGGAGCGGTGGTTCCGCAGGGCAGTCCGGCAGCGGTGGAACCGGCGGCAGCGGCGCAGGTCGCGGCTACTACTCGACGGATCGCAGCGAGTTCTTCGGGGCGCCTCGGTGCGCCGACCTGGAGGTCGATCTCTGCGACGACTTCGAGGCAGCCTCCCTCGACACCAACACCTGGACTGCCCGGGGCACCGTGACCTTGGACAACACCTTGGCCGCCCGAGGTAGTCAGTCGGCGCACTTCCACGCGGAAGGCAACGGCTTCGCGTACATCAGTGAAACCAAGACGTTTCCTGCAACGAACAATAGCTTCTGGGGGCGCATGTTCTTCTACATCGATGCACTCCCGGTGACTCCCGACTACGCCCACTTCACGCTGATCGAAGGCACCGGGACAGGCGACACGTCCCGGGTTCGTGTCGGCGGCCAGTATCGCAAGTTCGGCGTTGGGAGCGACGGCGGCCCCACGGGCGACTGGACCAACATCGACAAAGATCCGACCCAGCAGAGCGCCAAAGAAGTCCCCGAAAAGGAGTGGGTCTGCATCGAGTGGCAGTACGACGGCTCGAAGGACGAAACCCACTTCTTCTGGGACGGCGTGGAGCACCCGTCCCTCGCCACCTACCCCGCTGTGCCCCACGGGGGAAACTCTGGGGCGCAGTACCTGTTGCCCGACTTCAACGAGGTGTGGGTCGGCTGGTGGATGTATCAGGGCGGCTCGACGCCCGACCACTTCGACGTGTGGATCGACGAAGTGGCCATCGACGGCGAGCGCATCGGCTGCAGCCTGTAGCTCCGGTCGCTTCAGCAGTGCGCGCGAATCAGGCGTGCCGTCGCCTGCGGAGGGCCAAGATACTCATTGCCGCGAGGATCCACACGCCGTGGGCGGGGCCACCGCCGCTCGGGGTGCGGCAACCGCAGCCGGAGTCGCGAGTCGCGACTCCGCTACCATCGAGCATGTCACTGCCAGCGGAGCCACCTGTTGCAGGGGCGCCGGCGCCACCACCGTTACTGCTCGAGCCTCCCGAGCCGCTAGGCGTACAGTCTTCGTCAACCTCACCGTCGCAGTCATCGTCCAAGCCGTTGCAGATCTCGTCGCTGCACCCCGCTGCTTCCGACGCAGGGCCCGAGCTGAGCAGCGTCGCGCGATACTCCAACGCATCCCAGCCCCCTTGATCGGTGAACTCCTGCAACGTCCACTCACCCTCGAAGCCTGCGCCGGTGCTCAATCCGCAGCGCCACCCGAGCACCCCGCGCCCGCACCAGTCTGCGAGGCCATCTCCGTTCACATCGGCGAGGGCAAAACTCGAGTAGTACGCTTCACCCTTCCATTCAGCATCGTCGCTCCACGCGGGGCCGTCGATTTTCTCGAAGGTGCCGTTGTGGAAGACGTGACAGCGCACGCCGGCGTTCGCGCGGATGCATAGGTCCTGTCGTCCGTCGCCGTCGATGTCGCCAACGCGCAAGGTGGAGAAGTTCGACGGGTCGGACCAGCCACTTTCGTCGGTGTAGCCAGCTACTTGGATCTCGGGGTCAAAGCCGTTGCCGTTCGAAAACGCGCAGCTGAGCGAGGTCGCGCTCTTGCCGCATAGATCTGCCTTACCGTCGCCGTTCACGTCTGCGAGGCGCAGGGTGGACCAAGCCGAGAGCTTGTCCCACCCCTGATCGTTGCTCCAAGCCGGACCATCAATCTTATCCGTAGAGAAACCAGTGTCTGCCGCGAGCCAGCACACCACGCCCGCATTCGCACGGGCACACACGTCGCTCTTCCCGTCGCCGTTCAGATCGCCCATGCGAATCGTGCCGTAGTTGCGAGCGTGGTCCCAGCCGCTGTCGTCGGAGAGCGCCGGCCCCGGGAACTGGGTCCCGAAGCTCTTGCCATCACTCAGATGACACTCGAAGCTCGTCGCTGAGCGACCGCATAGATCTTCCATCCCGTCACCGTTGACGTCGGCGAGGCGCAGCGTGGTGTAGAACTTCGGGCGGTTCCAGGAGCCCGCGTCCGCCATGCCGTCATACCAGCGCCCGCTCCCGGGTGCGTCGAGCCCTTCAGCTGAGCCCAGGGAGCACTCCACGCCGTCGTTTGAACGGGCACACAGGTCAGCGAAACCGTCTCCGTTGATGTCGCCCATGCGGAACGTGGAGAAGTTGCTCACGTCATCCCAGCCTTGAGCGTTCCCCCAGCCTGGCTTCGTCTCGGTCTTGGCCGCCCAGCCGCTGTCTTGGGCGAAGTGACACCACACCCCCGAGTAGCCACGGCCACATACATCCGCCTGGCCATCTCCGTTCACGTCAGTAGTGGAGGGAGGCGCATAGGCTCCCGGCTCGTTCTGCAGCAAGCCGACTTCGCAAACGTCTCCTTCGTCGATCTCTCCGTTGCAGTTGTCGTCCTTGCCGTTGCAAGTCTCCGTCGCCGCGTTGCAGCAGCCGCCGCAGCCGCACTGGACGTACTCCATGAACTTCTTCCAGTCCCATCCAGCACCAGGATCGGTGTGATCGGAGCAATCGGGCGTCTCGCCGTGGCCGCGGATATGGGCGCGGTCACACGGAATATTGTTGCGGTCGCAGATCGACTTCACGAGCTTGGCGCTCGAGCAGTACATGGCGTCGGTGAACCACTTGTTGGGATCATCGACGAACCCTTCGTGCTCGATTCCAACAGAGTGCGTGTTGAAACACGCATCGTGGTAGGCGACGTCGTTCTCTTCTACGAGCTGCACTACCTCGCCGCCGGAAGACACCACGTAGTGCGCGCTGACTCCAGACGCGCAGTTCTTGAGCCAGCCCCAGCAGCCAGAGAAACCTCCCTGACAGGTGTGGATCACGATGTCCGTGATGTCCGAAGCACCACGATTGGAGGCGCTGTAGTTTCCGCTGCACGCCGGGCCAACCCAATTCGCTCCACTGTAGTCCGGCTTGAGTTCTGCACTCTGTTGCCCGAGGGATTCACCGCCGGAGTAAGCACCATCGAAAACGATGCTGAGGCCGTCGCTGTCCGTGCCGCGCACCCCATCCACGGCCACGCGAACCACGCGCCTCGCAAACTCAACACCGGCGTCCGGGTTCACCTCACCTGGCCCGAATGCTTGCAGCGCGGCCTCCCACGAGCCCTGACGTTCCCGCAGGTCAGCGAGAACGAGAGCCGCGCCGTAGATGTTGGCTTCGGCGTCATCACTCAGATCGTCCTCGCTCAGGCCCGAGAGTCGCGCTGCGCTGGTGAGGCTCTGCCGCTCGACCAGCTGCATCAAGCCGTGGCCACCCCAAGCAGACGGCTCCGAATGGCGCGTGGAAAAGCGCGTCTGCACGTAGGCAACACCCACGAGGTACTCCACGGGCACTCCGGTTTGCTCCGACACCCGTTGGAACGACGCCACCAACGGAGACGACCCGCGCAGCGCTCGCTGCGACGCGGAGCTGCTCGGCGCTGGGCTCTCCCCCGCGCTACAGGCACCGAGCGCGCCTGCGGAGAGCAACGTGAGACTCAACCCAAATACTGCGCTGCGAGCGCGCTTCCAAGAATGCACAACCAAGGCCATTGCCCGCCACGACTGCAGTTAGGGTGCCAAACCCGAGGAGCCGGCGCGCACTACACCCCGAACGTCGCTTGCTGCTGAGCTTGGAAGCTAGCGCCTGAGAACGGGCGAAACGGCGCAAGAATGCCCATAGCCGCTGGGTGGCCGGCCGCCTTCGCCGAGAGCGTTGTGCAAGCGCTTGTGCAAGTCGTGCAGGGATTTGTGCGCCGAGTGAATCCCCGCGGCACGAACGCCTATGTCTGTTCGGCCGGCCAGGTGAAATGGAATCGCGCTCCGCTGCCGAGCTCCGAGTCGACCGAGACGCGTCCCCCCGCGGCCTCCACGAGCTTCTTCACGATGGCCAGTCCAATTCCGGTGCCGTCCTCGGTGTCACCGCTCAGCGTCTGGAAGATCACCCAGATCCGCTCGTGGTGTCGTGGGTCGATGCCAGGGCCGTTGTCACTGACGGTGAAATGGACCGCCTTCCCTTCGAGTTCCGCGCTGACTTTGACCTCGGGAGCGGTTGGATTCGCGAACTTCGTGGCGTTGCTGATCAGGTTCAACAGCACTTGCTCGAGGGGCAGGCGTTGGGCGGAGATCTCGATGGCTGCGGGGACGGCCACCTCCACGTCCTTTCCCGACGGAACCATCTCGCAAACTTCAGCGATCAGGCGGGCAACGTCCAAGCTCTGATACTCGTGGGTCTGGCGTCCTGCGCGGCTGAAATCCAGCACGCCGTTGATCAGTCCTTCCATACGGGCCACGCGCTTCTTCATCAGCAAGAGATGTTCCTCGATCTTCTCGAAGTTGCCCTCACGTCGTTCCTCTTCGATCCACTCAGACAGCATCGAGATCCCGCGCAGCGGCGCTTTGAGGTCGTGGCTGACCACGTAGGCGAACTGGTCAAGCTCGCGGTTCTTGCGCTCGAGCTGACGGATCAGGCGGTCGTGCTCCTCCTGCAGACGCTTCTGCGCGTCGATGTTCGTGTTGGTGCCAAACCAGCGCAGGATGCGGCCATCGGCGTTACGGAGCGGCGCGACGCGGGTAAGAAACCAGCGGTACTCCCCGTCAGCGCCTTTGAGCAGGAACTCCATCTCGAACGGTTCCCCTGTTTCGAGACAACGATTCCAGCGTGCCAGCGCCTCTTCCAACAGGCTGGGGTGGTGCAGGTCCCTCCAACCCCAACCGGCAACGTCATCGAAGGTCTTGCCGGTATACTCGTAGAAGCGGCGATTGTAGAAGTCGATGTATCCGTCCGGTAACGCAGACCAAGCAAGGGCCGGGACGTTTTCCACTACCGCCCTGAACTGCTCTTCGCTGGCACGAGCTTGTTCGAGCAGCTCCTCTCGCTCCGCTTCCGTGCGCTTCTGTTCGTCGATGTCCGTACACGTACCGAACCACTTGACGATACGCCCCCGTGAGTCCCGCACGGCGACTGCACGAGCCAAGAACCAGTGATAGACACCGTCCCTCCGACGCCTCAGGTACTCCATCTGGAACGGCTCTCCGCTCGCGAAGCACATCTGCCACTGACGTTCGGCGTTTTCCCGGTGGTCCGGATGCAGGCTCTCAGCCCACTGCGTGGCGGCAGGGGCGTCCTCTGAGTAGCCGGTGTATTGATACCAACGCCGATTGAAGTAGTCGTGCACGCCGTTCGGCTCGGCCATCCACACCAGGTTCGGGATCGTTTCCGCAAGCAAACGATATTGGTGTTCTGAACCCTCCTCCAACCAGAAGCGCTCCACGCCGATGCTGAGCTGAGTCGCAAGGGACATCAGCGTCTCGAGCGAGCTCGGAGGCAGAGGGCGAGCCGTCCAAACCAAGAGCACGCCCACAGCGCGCTCTTCGACGGCCATTGGGAAGACTGATGCCGTGGAGATCACCGTACTCCCCAGGTGGATGCTCTCGTTGAGCAGCGGCCGACGTCGCTCCATCGAGCGCTTGAGCCAGTCCTCTAGCCCGAGCCGCTGGGGCGCCTCCGAGTTAGCACCTGGCGCTAGATGGGCCGCCTCCAGCACCAGCTCCGTTTCGGACTCGAAGGTCCAGACCGCGGCGCCCTCCGCCGCCAACCGCAAGCCGATCGCTCGGCAGCTGCTCGACAGCGCCGACTCGAGCGTCAGGGACTCCGAGAGCGCCACGCCCACGTCACCCGCCAGCGCCGCCGCCGCTTCGCTCTGCTTGCGCTCCGTTACGTCCAGTACCGTACCGATGAAGCGCAGCGGGGTGTCACTCACCACGCGACCACTGGCGGACAGCCAGTGCATTCGCCCCGCGTGCCCGAAGGTACGGTAGTCGATGTCGTACTCGCCGCCCTTGCCGGCTTGAAGCGCCGCCTGCACCGCGGAATCGACGCGCTCTCGATCCTCCGGGTGCACGCGCTCGAGGAACCGCGCGTAGCTCACCGCAGAGTCCGCCGTGAGTCCAAAGAGCTCTCGCGTGCGAGCGTCCCAGTTGAGCACCTCAGTGGAGACGTTGTAGTCCCAAATCCCGATACCAGAGGCCAACGTGGCCAGCTGCAAGCGCTCAGCGAGGTGCTCGCTGCGCGCCCGAGCAGCTCGCTGACGCTCGTAGAGCAACGCGTTGTCCAGAGCCATGGCACAGCGACTCGCGAGCTCTTCAGCGACGCGCAACGTACCCTGGCCGTGGCGTCGGCTAGAACCCCCGTACACCAGCGTAAGCACCCCGAGCACGTTTCCGTGTGAGACCAGCGGAACACGCGCCAGTGAGTCCACACCCAACGCTTGCAAGAGCTGCAGATGCTGTACGTCACCAGCTGCTGACTCCAGAACATCGCGGGGTACTTCGATGTTGAGCGCCGAGACGCCGCTCTGGGCGACCTCGTCGGCGCTCTTCATGCACGCCGGCGCAGCGCGGCAGTGGAGCAGGAGTTCGTCTGCCAGTCGCTGAAGCCCTGGGTCGCGGTGATGCACGACGACTCGTTCGAGGGCACCGCCGTCGACCACGAGGTCAAGCACGCTCCAGTCGCCCAGGCTCGGCACCACGAGGCGTGCGATCTTGCCCAGCGTAGCGCGGAAGTCCGTCGCGCCAGCGAGCAGCGCACCTGCTTCCAGCAGCAGGTTGAACGCGTCGGGCGGCTCATCGGAGGTGCGGGGGTCAGCCAGGGGACTTCTCCTTGAGGCTGTCGAGCAGCGTCATGAAGGCTTCGCGGGCTGCCTCCACGGTGTTCTTCGGCCCCGTGAGCTTCAGGAAGTAGTTCCCCGAGGATTTGGTCTGAGCGATCGCTCCAATCATCGCAAAGCCCGGCTTCGGCGGCTTGGGGGCCATCGGTCGCCCTGGCTGGTACGTCCCTTCAATGTCGAAGAGCGTGAGCTCGATCGCTCCCAGCGTTTTCTTGCTCTGCTTGCCGTCGGCGACGCTCTTGCCGAACTGCCCGGCCCAGCGCTTGAGGTTGGGGTCGGTGCCACCGCCCATGCTGGGACCGAAGTAGAAGACGCCGAGCTCTGCGTCT
This Polyangiaceae bacterium DNA region includes the following protein-coding sequences:
- the hemW gene encoding radical SAM family heme chaperone HemW, whose protein sequence is MASALGIYVHFPWCLKKCPYCDFLSLAQPDRSVLPHESYADQVLRELDARLDQGFGELRGCNVGSVFFGGGTPSLWDPSALGRVLVGILERFPHHERCEITVECNPTSLDLDHANRLADVGVNRLSLGIQGTDDQRLKFLGRLHDAEAGLSALAQAVASRVPRVSGDLIFGVAGQTPAEARQEVAQVADLGVEHLSAYSLTIEPGTQFGALARKGRLPQLPDDLVAEAYLEVEAELARRGFVHYEISNYAQPGCESRHNLGYWRGSAYLGLGCGAWGTLALGRSQLPWGSELEEGALAVRYRNQPSAERYLAAGFGRAFSVGEGVRELEPLHAETLLSERLMLGLRLREGLDLGATLRELQLTLGEDRERAVRRALQAGMLEGVPEQGSLTGVEKETANSSIPALPLDLGRVRIPPAEWLRADAVITRLM
- a CDS encoding EVE domain-containing protein — protein: MKTVTSTQAQLFPSIDTHITAPPLSLAPSAKAWVGVVSKDHVMLALQGGFAQVCRGKRAPLARLKPGDLITYYSPRTEMFGGGEAVQSFTAIGRVVDDHIFPFQMPDGRVPFRRRLNFLTIAHELPVAHVNKQLAFTQGNWGLLARRGLFEISHSDMQIIAAGLGVRDTTVRDDTALQVSA
- a CDS encoding bifunctional (p)ppGpp synthetase/guanosine-3',5'-bis(diphosphate) 3'-pyrophosphohydrolase → MLAAQDLVERVTHYHPNADSDLIRRAYDFAQWAHRDQTRKSGDPYFIHPASVAGIIAELRLDTASVIAGLLHDVVEDTETSTAEIARDFGDEVADLVDGVTKLGKINFTSKEDRQAENFRKMVVAMSKDIRVLLVKLCDRLDNMRTLEHMKPESQERIARETMEIYAPLANRLGMHAIKSELEDLSFRYTEAVAFDDIKGKLYKSRRERERYIEGVCRTIQSRLAEQGFGADVSGRAKHVYSIYRKLKQHNCDFDKLYDLIGFRICVESVADCYATLGVIHSKWTPIPGRFKDYIALPKPNMYQSLHTTVIGPGRQRIEVQIRTHEMNRVAELGVAAHWQYKERLSGGIDPKDAAKFGWLRELADYQRNLKDPAEFLESVKIDLFPDEVYVFTPKGDVEVFPRGATPIDFAYSIHTEVGHHISGARANGQIVPIRYKLRSGDVMEIMTSPSQQPSKDWLDACVTTRARTRIRSYLRSEQRTRSLALGRELLETELHSGGMSLTKLLKNETEVRRLVDHYKMGNRDELLLAIGYGKIQAYDVVQNIKARQPGVVEAPRELKTSMVENLVRKVTRRDATGIRVSGIDDILIRYAKCCNPVAGDPIIGFITRGRGVTIHRRDCIKAFDTDPERRIDVSWDTRTGVQRPVQVRVTTQNEPGILATVSETFSAQKINISEANCRATDDGRAQNVFTFMVGDLEQLKRVMKALQRVKGVVGVERV
- a CDS encoding N-acetylmuramoyl-L-alanine amidase, which translates into the protein MHSWKRARSAVFGLSLTLLSAGALGACSAGESPAPSSSASQRALRGSSPLVASFQRVSEQTGVPVEYLVGVAYVQTRFSTRHSEPSAWGGHGLMQLVERQSLTSAARLSGLSEDDLSDDAEANIYGAALVLADLRERQGSWEAALQAFGPGEVNPDAGVEFARRVVRVAVDGVRGTDSDGLSIVFDGAYSGGESLGQQSAELKPDYSGANWVGPACSGNYSASNRGASDITDIVIHTCQGGFSGCWGWLKNCASGVSAHYVVSSGGEVVQLVEENDVAYHDACFNTHSVGIEHEGFVDDPNKWFTDAMYCSSAKLVKSICDRNNIPCDRAHIRGHGETPDCSDHTDPGAGWDWKKFMEYVQCGCGGCCNAATETCNGKDDNCNGEIDEGDVCEVGLLQNEPGAYAPPSTTDVNGDGQADVCGRGYSGVWCHFAQDSGWAAKTETKPGWGNAQGWDDVSNFSTFRMGDINGDGFADLCARSNDGVECSLGSAEGLDAPGSGRWYDGMADAGSWNRPKFYTTLRLADVNGDGMEDLCGRSATSFECHLSDGKSFGTQFPGPALSDDSGWDHARNYGTIRMGDLNGDGKSDVCARANAGVVCWLAADTGFSTDKIDGPAWSNDQGWDKLSAWSTLRLADVNGDGKADLCGKSATSLSCAFSNGNGFDPEIQVAGYTDESGWSDPSNFSTLRVGDIDGDGRQDLCIRANAGVRCHVFHNGTFEKIDGPAWSDDAEWKGEAYYSSFALADVNGDGLADWCGRGVLGWRCGLSTGAGFEGEWTLQEFTDQGGWDALEYRATLLSSGPASEAAGCSDEICNGLDDDCDGEVDEDCTPSGSGGSSSNGGGAGAPATGGSAGSDMLDGSGVATRDSGCGCRTPSGGGPAHGVWILAAMSILALRRRRHA